A stretch of Miscanthus floridulus cultivar M001 chromosome 13, ASM1932011v1, whole genome shotgun sequence DNA encodes these proteins:
- the LOC136501061 gene encoding uncharacterized membrane protein At1g16860-like, whose protein sequence is MGSRFPSHQLSNGLYVSGRPEQPKEKAPVICSSAMPYTGGDIKKSGELGKMFDLHRKSGPLGNQPSRNTSFGAAANNSGPVSNAVGRSNYSGSISSAVPGTGGSSRTKSNSGPLNKHGEPTKRSSGPQSGGLTPMVRQNSGPLPPVLPTTGLITSGPITSGQLNSSSAQRKVSGPLDSSVSMKMRTTSFAHNPAVTNLNVGDGYSIKGSIPTTIIWLVALLFLVGFVAGGFILAAIHNPILLIVVVVIFGFVAALVTWNICWGTKGVIGFISRYPDADLRTAKDGEYVKVTGVVTCGNLPLESSFQRVPRCVYTSTCLYEYRGWDSKAANTTHRRFTWGLRSMERHAVDFYISDFQSGLRALVRTGSGARVNPYVDESVVIDINPDNKDMLPEFLRWLRGRNLSSDDRIMRLKEGYIKEGSTVSVMGVVQRNENVLMIVPPAEPISTGCQWAKCILPASLEGLVLRCEDTSDLDVIPV, encoded by the exons ATGGGTTCACGGTTTCCATCCCACCAGCTAAGCAATGGCTTGTATGTCTCGGGCCGACCTGAGCAACCTAAAGAGAAGGCCCCAGTCATTTGCTCCTCGGCTATGCCATACACTGGTGGGGACATAAAGAAATCTGGAGAGCTTGGAAAGATGTTTGATCTCCACAGAAAATCTGGTCCATTGGGTAATCAACCTTCAAGGAATACTTCCTTCGGTGCTGCTGCCAACAACTCTGGACCAGTTTCTAATGCTGTCGGTCGCTCCAACTACTCTGGTTCTATTTCGTCTGCAGTTCCTGGTACTGGAGGATCTTCTAGAACAAAATCTAATTCTGGACCTCTCAATAAGCATGGAGAACCAACAAAGAGGTCATCTGGCCCCCAATCTGGTGGATTAACCCCAATGGTCCGTCAGAACTCTGGCCCTCTGCCTCCTGTGCTACCTACAACTGGGCTAATCACATCAGGTCCTATCACCTCTGGTCAGTTGAATTCATCTAGTGCTCAACGGAAAGTATCAGGCCCTCTTGATTCTAGTGTATCAATGAAGATGCGTACCACCTCTTTTGCACACAACCCAGCTGTCACAAATCTCAATGTGGGAGATGGTTACTCGATTAAGGGCAGCATTCCGACCACAATAATCTGGCTGGTCGCGTTGCTCTTTTTGGTTGGGTTCGTAGCTGGTGGCTTCATTCTCGCTGCTATTCATAATCCGATCTTGCTTATAGTCGTGGTGGTGATATTTGGTTTTGTTGCTGCACTGGTGACCTGGAACATCTGCTGGGGAACAAAAGGTGTGATCGGGTTTATCAGTCGCTATCCTGATGCAGACCTTAGAACCGCAAAAGATGGAGAGTATGTGAAGGTTACTGGG GTTGTTACATGTGGAAATCTGCCCCTTGAGTCCTCATTCCAACGGGTGCCGCGATGTGTTTACACTTCAACTTGCTTGTATGAGTATAGGGGTTGGGATTCGAAAGCTGCTAACACTACGCATCGCCGATTTACTTGGGGTCTCAGGTCAATGGAG CGACATGCAGTGGACTTCTACATCTCTGATTTCCAGTCTGGACTGCGAGCATTAGTCAGGACAGGATCTGGTGCACGCGTAAACCCATATGTGGACGAATCTGTTGTTATTGACATAAACCCAGACAACAAGGACATGTTGCCTGAATTCCTGAGGTGGCTCCGTGGAAGGAATCTCTCGAGTGATGATCGGATTATGCGCCTTAAAGAAGG ATATATCAAGGAGGGCAGCACTGTGAGTGTGATGGGTGTTGTCCAAAGGAATGAGAACGTGCTGATGATCGTTCCTCCAGCTGAACCCATCTCCACTGGCTGCCAATGGGCCAAGTGCATCCTCCCGGCCAGCCTCGAGGGCCTGGTCCTGAGATGCGAAGACACATCTGACCTGGATGTGATACCAGTCTAG